A single genomic interval of Candidatus Eisenbacteria bacterium harbors:
- the rsmB gene encoding 16S rRNA (cytosine(967)-C(5))-methyltransferase RsmB yields MARRHTGRRRKTTRETSAREIAASILSAVDSRSAFSDRLLSSYLKKVELSSEDRGLLTYLVKGTLRWRGRVDWVLSGVLKTELAELPTWIRNVLRLGAFQILFMDRIPVSAATDESVKLARKRGHPGTAGLVNAVLRRLVSTKDAIEYPSVEKGDVGAVSILYSHPEWMLERWVRRFGLERTIKICEANNLSDHLCIRPNRIRVEPVKLIARLRESGIAAEAGVLDPSMIRVRGELSPATDSNFRDGLYTPQDEGESLVCRLLSVEGDATLLDLCAGPGGKATQLAEMTDDAKPVYCLEIHHSRAAQVREAARRLGLGSIEVVTGDGRHAPFGARFDRILVDAPCSGLGVIGKRADARWRKKEASLAMLSQLQGELLDSASKLLDDGGIMVYSVCSFELEETSEVVSSFLKSHRGFEIEPASSFVGGDVVDESGAMLILPDRYGTDGLFAVRVRRVR; encoded by the coding sequence ATGGCCAGACGCCACACGGGCCGCAGGCGAAAGACGACTCGCGAGACAAGCGCGAGGGAAATCGCTGCTTCAATACTCTCCGCAGTAGATTCACGCAGTGCCTTCAGCGATCGCCTTCTGTCTTCCTACCTCAAGAAAGTCGAACTGAGTTCTGAAGACCGCGGCCTTCTCACGTATCTCGTCAAGGGAACACTCCGATGGAGGGGACGAGTTGATTGGGTGCTTTCGGGCGTTCTCAAGACTGAGCTGGCCGAGCTTCCCACGTGGATTCGGAACGTTCTTCGTCTTGGCGCATTTCAGATTCTTTTCATGGACCGCATCCCGGTCTCGGCGGCAACAGACGAAAGCGTGAAGCTCGCCCGAAAGAGAGGGCATCCCGGTACCGCCGGGCTTGTCAACGCGGTGTTGCGCAGACTTGTGAGCACGAAAGACGCCATCGAGTACCCTTCCGTAGAGAAGGGCGACGTCGGCGCCGTCTCGATTCTTTACTCTCACCCGGAGTGGATGCTGGAGAGATGGGTCCGGCGATTCGGTCTGGAAAGAACAATCAAGATCTGTGAGGCGAACAATCTCTCCGACCATCTGTGCATAAGACCTAACAGGATTCGCGTGGAGCCCGTGAAACTGATCGCGAGGCTTCGAGAGAGCGGAATCGCGGCCGAAGCCGGCGTCCTCGACCCCTCGATGATAAGAGTGAGGGGTGAACTCTCTCCTGCAACCGACTCGAATTTCAGGGACGGACTCTACACCCCTCAAGACGAGGGTGAGTCACTCGTCTGTCGTCTCCTCTCGGTAGAGGGCGACGCGACGCTTCTTGATTTGTGCGCGGGCCCGGGTGGAAAGGCCACCCAGCTTGCGGAGATGACTGATGATGCGAAGCCTGTCTATTGCCTCGAGATTCATCACTCGAGGGCGGCGCAAGTGCGAGAGGCGGCAAGAAGACTTGGTTTGGGTTCGATAGAGGTGGTGACCGGAGACGGCAGGCACGCCCCTTTCGGAGCGCGATTTGACAGGATTCTTGTCGACGCCCCCTGTTCGGGTCTCGGTGTAATTGGCAAGAGGGCGGACGCCAGATGGAGGAAGAAGGAGGCGTCTCTCGCCATGCTTTCCCAGCTTCAAGGAGAGCTCCTGGACTCGGCATCGAAGCTTCTTGATGATGGCGGTATTATGGTCTACAGTGTCTGCAGTTTTGAACTGGAGGAGACGAGCGAGGTGGTGTCTTCTTTCTTGAAAAGCCATCGCGGATTCGAGATTGAGCCTGCGTCCAGTTTTGTGGGCGGAGACGTGGTTGACGAGAGCGGCGCCATGTTGATACTTCCCGACAGATATGGTACGGATGGCCTGTTCGCCGTGAGGGTGAGAAGAGTCCGATAA
- a CDS encoding PASTA domain-containing protein, whose product MKSRVKISPFWTIVLLALAAFVGGVLIFNFGIMPLLVGHGGEAKLPDLTLCTVPEAERRLKEEGLRLAETGSVFSADVPKGCVVSQYPPAFATVKKSRGVKINVSSGESGVSVPEIVGQSLRHAEIVLGRAGLQLGRVSQVYSAEIPADAVISTFPGPGALAEEGGTVDVLVSLGPPAEEFVMPQLVGQNVNVARNVVESAGLVLEIESGSTRTGGKVVDQRPPYGTKISRGSVVYVSVRNPG is encoded by the coding sequence ATGAAGAGTAGAGTCAAGATATCACCTTTCTGGACTATCGTTCTGCTCGCTCTCGCGGCTTTTGTGGGAGGAGTGCTCATTTTCAATTTCGGCATCATGCCTCTTCTTGTCGGGCATGGCGGAGAAGCCAAGCTACCCGATTTGACCCTCTGCACCGTTCCGGAGGCGGAGCGAAGACTCAAGGAAGAGGGGCTGAGGCTTGCCGAGACTGGTTCGGTCTTTAGCGCCGACGTGCCCAAGGGATGTGTTGTTTCACAGTATCCCCCGGCCTTTGCGACCGTGAAGAAAAGCAGAGGCGTGAAGATCAACGTAAGTAGTGGAGAATCTGGCGTGTCGGTGCCCGAGATCGTGGGACAATCGCTGAGACATGCCGAAATCGTGCTCGGAAGGGCGGGTCTTCAGTTGGGACGCGTGTCGCAGGTGTACTCTGCCGAAATCCCCGCGGATGCCGTGATCTCGACTTTTCCTGGGCCCGGTGCACTCGCAGAAGAGGGAGGAACCGTTGACGTTCTTGTGAGCCTTGGCCCTCCCGCGGAGGAGTTCGTGATGCCGCAACTAGTGGGCCAGAACGTCAACGTCGCGCGGAATGTCGTCGAATCGGCCGGGCTGGTTCTGGAAATCGAGTCCGGCTCCACGCGCACCGGCGGCAAGGTCGTGGACCAACGGCCTCCTTACGGGACCAAGATCAGCAGGGGGTCGGTGGTATATGTCAGCGTCAGGAATCCAGGTTAG
- the rpe gene encoding ribulose-phosphate 3-epimerase, with product MIKIAPSVLSADFGRLSEQLRSVESGGADLIHVDVMDGHFVPNITFGPIIVSAIRKLTKLPLCVHLMISEPWRYASNFCDAGADYLSFHWEASSDRGVRADLIESTISLIREKSVKPGLAVNPETPASAIFPFLETLDLVVIMSVHPGFGGQGFIKEVLPKIREMSRKRQTHNFEIEVDGGVSLETAPAIVEAGATMLAVGSHVFGSPDPASQVKALRKSVAGICGRS from the coding sequence ATGATCAAAATAGCACCTTCAGTTCTTTCCGCTGACTTTGGCAGACTCTCGGAGCAGTTGCGGAGCGTGGAAAGTGGCGGCGCCGATTTGATTCACGTTGACGTGATGGACGGCCATTTCGTCCCGAACATCACGTTCGGGCCCATCATCGTTTCCGCCATACGCAAGCTCACGAAACTTCCACTGTGTGTCCACCTGATGATCAGCGAACCGTGGAGATACGCGAGCAACTTCTGCGACGCTGGGGCGGATTACCTGAGTTTCCACTGGGAGGCGTCGTCGGACAGAGGTGTTCGAGCGGACTTGATTGAATCCACGATCAGCCTTATAAGAGAGAAAAGCGTGAAGCCGGGCCTTGCCGTGAACCCTGAGACGCCGGCCTCTGCGATCTTCCCGTTCTTGGAAACACTGGACCTCGTCGTCATAATGAGCGTTCATCCCGGTTTCGGCGGCCAGGGCTTTATCAAGGAAGTGCTGCCCAAGATACGCGAGATGAGTCGTAAGCGCCAGACTCACAACTTCGAAATAGAGGTCGACGGCGGCGTGAGCCTGGAGACGGCGCCTGCAATAGTGGAGGCGGGCGCGACCATGCTGGCCGTCGGTTCCCACGTCTTCGGCTCTCCGGACCCCGCCTCGCAGGTGAAGGCTCTGCGCAAGAGTGTTGCCGGTATCTGCGGCCGGAGCTAG
- the ffh gene encoding signal recognition particle protein, whose protein sequence is MFDELTSRLDAVFKKLRGYGKLSEQNMRESLREVRRVLLEADVNYKVAKDFVARVEEKALGREVLKSLTPGQQVIAVVHEELVELLGQKAVGLAPVSKPPAVLLIVGLQGSGKTTFTVKLAAHLQGKGARPMVVAADLKRPAAVEQLKILADSVGIKAFLPQEGDSVLATAPKAVAQAVEGGYDWVLFDTAGRMHVDEEMMDELCELKKAVSPQEILLVLDGMTGQDAVNVANTFQKTVDFDGAVLTKLDGDARGGAALSLRAVTGRPIKFVSVGEKLDALEVFHPDRMASRILGMGDVLSLIEKAEKTVDVERAKEMEKRLREADFTLEDFLGQLKEVRKMGPLQDLVDMIPGFGKIKKAGLNVDEGAFNRIEAIINSMTPMERRTPTAIDGSRRKRVAKGSGTSVQEVNRVLKQFFEIQKLLRQMRRGGRKGLRSLPF, encoded by the coding sequence ATGTTTGACGAACTCACTTCAAGACTCGACGCGGTTTTCAAGAAGCTTCGCGGCTACGGGAAGCTGAGTGAACAGAACATGCGGGAATCTCTGAGAGAGGTTCGCCGAGTTCTCCTCGAGGCTGACGTCAACTATAAGGTCGCGAAGGATTTCGTGGCGCGGGTAGAAGAGAAGGCCCTGGGCCGCGAGGTGCTTAAGAGCTTGACGCCCGGCCAACAGGTCATCGCCGTCGTGCACGAAGAACTCGTCGAGCTCTTGGGTCAGAAGGCGGTGGGTCTTGCCCCCGTCTCAAAACCTCCTGCCGTGCTTCTGATCGTCGGTTTGCAGGGCTCGGGCAAGACCACCTTCACCGTGAAGCTGGCCGCACATCTTCAAGGAAAGGGTGCAAGACCGATGGTCGTGGCGGCGGACCTGAAGAGACCCGCGGCCGTAGAACAGCTCAAAATCCTCGCAGACTCTGTCGGAATCAAGGCGTTCCTTCCTCAAGAAGGTGACTCGGTGCTCGCAACCGCTCCGAAGGCCGTTGCCCAGGCCGTCGAGGGTGGATACGACTGGGTGCTATTCGATACGGCGGGAAGGATGCACGTAGACGAAGAGATGATGGACGAGCTCTGTGAGCTCAAGAAAGCTGTGTCTCCTCAAGAGATTCTTCTCGTCCTTGACGGTATGACCGGCCAGGACGCGGTCAACGTCGCCAACACGTTTCAGAAGACCGTGGATTTCGACGGTGCCGTCCTCACGAAATTGGACGGAGACGCAAGGGGTGGTGCGGCTCTCTCCCTGAGGGCCGTGACGGGTAGGCCCATCAAGTTTGTGAGTGTGGGCGAGAAACTTGATGCGCTCGAGGTCTTTCATCCCGACAGAATGGCCTCTCGCATCCTGGGAATGGGCGACGTTCTCTCGCTCATAGAAAAAGCGGAAAAGACCGTCGACGTGGAACGGGCAAAGGAGATGGAGAAAAGGCTCAGAGAGGCCGATTTCACGTTGGAGGACTTTCTGGGACAGCTCAAAGAAGTCAGAAAGATGGGTCCGCTTCAAGACCTGGTGGATATGATCCCGGGTTTTGGTAAGATCAAGAAGGCCGGGCTCAACGTTGACGAGGGAGCGTTCAACAGAATCGAAGCCATCATCAATTCCATGACTCCCATGGAGAGAAGGACGCCGACTGCCATAGACGGAAGTAGAAGAAAGAGGGTTGCAAAGGGCAGCGGCACGAGCGTTCAGGAGGTGAACAGGGTTCTGAAGCAGTTTTTCGAGATCCAGAAGCTGCTCAGGCAGATGAGACGTGGAGGCAGAAAGGGGTTGAGGTCTCTGCCGTTCTAA
- the rpsP gene encoding 30S ribosomal protein S16, whose protein sequence is MSVKIRLTRTGAKHRPFYRIIVTDSRMPRDGRFIATLGTYDPLTESGNIEVDGELVKHWMSKGATPSLAVKQLLKRAGVVTVEAPAASAKKSPEAVSLEALREGEGEEVEVTPSEIPLETSSGEGAQKPSRAKKAPAKPGKPSGKAASQKEKSKPTSK, encoded by the coding sequence GTGTCAGTAAAGATTCGACTCACGAGAACAGGTGCGAAACACAGGCCATTCTATAGAATCATCGTCACGGATTCGAGAATGCCGCGTGACGGTAGGTTCATAGCAACGCTTGGCACGTACGATCCTCTCACCGAGTCAGGGAACATCGAGGTTGACGGCGAACTGGTGAAGCATTGGATGAGCAAGGGCGCAACGCCTTCCCTAGCCGTGAAGCAACTGCTGAAGAGGGCGGGCGTGGTGACGGTTGAAGCGCCGGCGGCCTCAGCCAAGAAATCCCCTGAGGCGGTGTCCCTCGAGGCTCTACGAGAAGGCGAAGGGGAGGAAGTTGAAGTGACTCCGTCGGAGATTCCGCTAGAGACTTCTTCCGGGGAAGGGGCTCAGAAACCGTCGCGTGCCAAGAAGGCGCCCGCGAAGCCAGGCAAGCCGTCAGGCAAAGCGGCTTCGCAGAAGGAAAAATCAAAGCCGACGTCGAAGTAG
- a CDS encoding KH domain-containing protein encodes MKELIEYIAKRIVDKPNDVVVREVTGERTTIFELKVAQEDLGKIIGKHGRTARSIRTLLSAAATKAGKKAVLEILE; translated from the coding sequence ATGAAAGAACTTATTGAGTATATCGCGAAGCGCATCGTCGACAAGCCGAACGACGTCGTCGTCAGAGAAGTCACGGGCGAGAGAACTACCATTTTTGAACTCAAGGTCGCTCAAGAGGACCTGGGAAAGATAATCGGGAAACACGGAAGAACGGCCAGATCAATCCGCACTCTTCTGAGCGCCGCCGCCACCAAAGCCGGCAAGAAAGCGGTCCTGGAAATACTGGAGTAG
- the rimM gene encoding ribosome maturation factor RimM (Essential for efficient processing of 16S rRNA), protein MTDVDARFALNNTGALRLVSFVVVGEVMKARGVRGELLVRPATASIERFLSIRSVWLGETERRNFLVERAKAQGELVLVKLEGIDSREEATQLNGLTLEIPRSEVPPRPEGEHYMFELVGMRVTRTDGIDLGNVADVMETGSNIVYVVKNADGKETLVPATRDVVERLDYENRQILVRPVRGLFDE, encoded by the coding sequence GTGACAGACGTTGACGCGCGCTTTGCGCTCAACAACACGGGAGCATTGCGATTGGTCAGCTTTGTTGTGGTCGGAGAGGTGATGAAGGCCAGAGGAGTGAGAGGCGAGCTCCTGGTCCGCCCCGCGACGGCGAGCATAGAACGTTTTCTCTCCATACGTTCGGTCTGGCTTGGAGAGACGGAACGGCGGAATTTCCTTGTGGAACGGGCCAAGGCTCAGGGCGAACTCGTACTGGTCAAGCTGGAAGGGATTGACTCCAGGGAAGAGGCGACGCAACTGAACGGGCTCACGCTTGAGATTCCTCGTTCGGAGGTGCCTCCCCGTCCTGAAGGAGAGCACTACATGTTCGAGCTCGTCGGGATGAGAGTAACTAGAACCGACGGGATTGATCTGGGCAACGTGGCCGACGTGATGGAGACCGGAAGCAACATCGTTTACGTCGTGAAGAACGCGGACGGGAAAGAGACCCTCGTACCGGCAACGCGAGACGTGGTCGAAAGGCTCGACTACGAGAATCGCCAGATTCTTGTCAGACCAGTACGAGGTCTGTTTGATGAGTAA
- the trmD gene encoding tRNA (guanosine(37)-N1)-methyltransferase TrmD: MKMTVVTIFPPLFEGLLSEGIVARAITKGLVKIDVLNLRDFSTDGYKTVDDYPYGGGPGMVMKVEPILKAVSSVTGLDYLAGSTEGRSSSAGVQHGVKVGTEPTTRIVVPSPQGRRYDQNVASELSSCDSIVLICGRYKAIDERVVEILGAEEISIGDYVLSGGELPAMVLIESVVRLIPGAMEDEDSAAGDSFEEGILDCAYYTRPESVAGRSVPEILLSGNHEAIRKWRRKNRLSRTLQRRSDLLDTAILGDEDKKLLRECKKELEAGG; this comes from the coding sequence ATGAAAATGACCGTCGTCACTATATTCCCTCCACTCTTTGAGGGACTTCTCTCGGAGGGAATAGTAGCGAGGGCAATCACAAAAGGCCTCGTGAAGATAGACGTTCTCAACTTGAGGGACTTCTCGACTGACGGCTACAAGACCGTTGATGATTATCCCTACGGAGGCGGCCCGGGCATGGTGATGAAGGTCGAACCGATCTTGAAGGCCGTCTCTTCCGTGACCGGCCTTGACTATCTGGCAGGCTCCACTGAGGGACGATCTTCTTCTGCCGGCGTCCAACACGGCGTCAAGGTAGGGACCGAACCGACGACAAGGATTGTCGTTCCGTCGCCGCAGGGAAGAAGGTACGACCAGAACGTGGCAAGCGAACTGTCCTCCTGTGATTCTATCGTTCTCATCTGCGGGAGGTACAAGGCCATCGACGAGAGAGTCGTCGAGATACTCGGTGCCGAGGAGATTTCGATCGGAGACTACGTGCTTTCCGGCGGTGAGTTGCCCGCCATGGTGCTTATCGAATCGGTTGTTAGACTCATTCCCGGAGCCATGGAGGACGAGGATTCCGCCGCAGGAGATTCGTTCGAGGAGGGAATTCTCGATTGCGCGTACTACACGAGACCCGAATCCGTCGCGGGGAGGAGCGTACCGGAGATTCTTCTTTCGGGAAACCACGAAGCAATCAGAAAATGGAGAAGGAAGAATCGTCTCTCGAGAACACTTCAGAGAAGATCAGACCTTCTGGACACAGCAATCCTCGGCGACGAGGACAAGAAGCTCTTGCGAGAATGCAAGAAAGAACTTGAAGCGGGAGGATGA
- the rplS gene encoding 50S ribosomal protein L19, translating into MDAIDFVESRHVTKKADNFRPGDTVRVHVRVVEGDKERTQIFEGTVINKRGTGARSTFTVRKVSGGVGVERIFPLNSPAVSSISVVREGKVRRAKLFYLGRKKGRAVRIEEKQEERE; encoded by the coding sequence ATGGATGCAATAGACTTCGTTGAATCAAGGCACGTCACGAAGAAGGCCGACAATTTCAGGCCCGGCGACACCGTACGCGTGCACGTGAGGGTTGTTGAAGGTGACAAGGAGAGGACGCAGATTTTTGAGGGAACCGTCATCAACAAGCGTGGCACCGGTGCGCGCTCCACTTTCACCGTGCGCAAAGTGAGCGGTGGCGTGGGAGTCGAGAGAATATTCCCGCTGAACTCTCCGGCCGTATCGAGCATTTCCGTTGTGCGAGAAGGCAAAGTGAGAAGGGCAAAGCTCTTCTACCTCGGAAGAAAGAAGGGCAGAGCGGTTCGCATTGAAGAGAAGCAGGAAGAGAGGGAGTGA
- a CDS encoding ribonuclease HII: MRRRKAPARSTWQDRFLLLKRNEERYLTKTAGFVAGVDEAGRGPLAGPVVAAAVILPSDFCAEHIDDSKRLTHLQREKLYAEISAGALSVSWASVSERVVDGAGILNATHIAMRDAVGALSVAPSLVLVDGWKIPLLEVPQAAFPKADGTFLSVAAASIVAKFVRDSLMADAHERFPQYGFDVHKGYGTRQHIEALLRYGPCCLHRFSFRPVKEIQFMRRNSS, encoded by the coding sequence GTGAGGAGACGCAAGGCTCCGGCAAGATCGACCTGGCAGGACCGCTTTCTCCTGCTCAAGAGAAACGAAGAGCGCTACCTGACAAAGACTGCCGGATTTGTTGCGGGAGTCGACGAAGCTGGGAGAGGGCCCTTGGCGGGTCCGGTGGTGGCCGCGGCAGTGATACTTCCATCCGATTTCTGCGCAGAACACATTGACGACTCCAAGCGACTGACTCATCTTCAGAGGGAGAAGCTCTACGCCGAGATCTCTGCGGGAGCTCTTTCTGTTTCGTGGGCTTCGGTGAGCGAAAGAGTCGTTGACGGCGCGGGAATTCTGAACGCCACCCACATCGCCATGCGCGACGCAGTCGGCGCCCTTTCCGTCGCACCATCTCTGGTTCTAGTCGACGGCTGGAAGATCCCCCTCCTCGAGGTTCCACAGGCGGCCTTTCCCAAAGCGGACGGCACATTTCTTTCCGTTGCCGCCGCGTCGATAGTCGCTAAATTCGTGAGAGATAGTCTGATGGCCGACGCCCACGAGAGGTTCCCTCAGTACGGATTTGACGTCCACAAGGGTTACGGGACTCGACAACACATCGAGGCACTACTCCGCTACGGCCCGTGCTGTCTCCACCGGTTTTCCTTCAGGCCAGTCAAAGAAATACAATTCATGAGACGTAATTCAAGCTAG
- a CDS encoding YraN family protein translates to MTESVHSGRIGEEIAALFLRLKGYQIIRRNLRTRRSELDIVACRGDCLAFVEVKLRGPGSISRPAECVDAKKRQRVTRGAMLFLQGYPANSCHTIRFDVIAITCTGERLIVDHIENAFGAEGPVGW, encoded by the coding sequence ATGACCGAAAGTGTCCACTCAGGCCGGATCGGCGAAGAGATCGCCGCCCTTTTCCTCAGACTCAAGGGCTACCAAATAATCCGCAGAAATCTCCGAACTAGAAGAAGCGAATTGGACATTGTTGCGTGCAGGGGCGACTGCCTGGCGTTCGTCGAGGTGAAGCTGAGAGGGCCCGGATCCATCTCGCGGCCCGCGGAATGCGTGGACGCAAAGAAGAGACAACGCGTGACGAGAGGAGCCATGCTGTTTCTTCAAGGGTACCCGGCGAACTCGTGCCACACAATTCGCTTTGACGTCATCGCAATCACGTGCACGGGAGAAAGGCTCATCGTAGACCACATCGAAAACGCGTTTGGGGCAGAGGGGCCGGTGGGATGGTGA
- a CDS encoding YifB family Mg chelatase-like AAA ATPase: MLARVRSCALVGIDAYFVEVEVDVGRGLPSFSTVGLPDAAVRESRERVISAIRNSGLELPPRRIVVNLAPADTRKEGAGFDLAVAVGLLKATGQLCGGHISDDGATSGPSAGAEVISDQMGDRTDGCVFVGELSLDGRVRPVRGVLSMALLAREASVRSMIVAAENGDEASVALEEKVLTAGTLIEVVRFLRGELKLASPARAGVGEAASPRPRSGTAAASPPPGEVTAKRTRSLPDFSEVRGQQHVRRALEVAAAGNHNLIMIGPPGSGKTMLARRVPSILPPLTTDEAIETTRIYSAAGRLRRGVALLSSRPFRSPHHTVSVAGAIGGGNVPRPGEISLAHNGVLFLDELPEFRHDVLEALRQPLEEGSLTISRAGGTVSFPARFMLVAASNPCPCGHLTDPLKECHCTPTQIRNYVGKLSGPLLDRIDIHVSVPRVSFREISQTQAGESSSNVRERVLEVRRLQSERYAEVAGVRTNSDLGESLVTHFCIVDESGLSILRAAMERLGLSGRAFHRILKVARTIADLDGAELPRAEHVAEAIQYRSLDRVQG, encoded by the coding sequence GTGTTGGCAAGGGTTAGAAGCTGCGCGCTTGTGGGTATCGATGCATATTTCGTGGAGGTGGAAGTTGACGTCGGTAGAGGTCTTCCGAGTTTCTCGACGGTCGGCCTTCCTGACGCTGCCGTGCGCGAGAGCCGGGAACGGGTTATTTCCGCCATAAGGAACAGCGGGCTGGAGCTTCCTCCGAGGAGGATAGTCGTGAACTTGGCTCCGGCAGACACGAGGAAGGAGGGCGCCGGGTTTGACCTCGCCGTCGCCGTTGGCCTTCTCAAGGCAACGGGTCAGCTCTGCGGTGGACACATTTCTGATGATGGCGCCACCAGCGGCCCCTCTGCCGGCGCCGAGGTTATCTCGGACCAGATGGGCGACCGCACAGACGGCTGCGTCTTTGTGGGTGAGCTTTCGCTCGACGGCAGGGTGAGGCCTGTTCGCGGAGTCCTTTCGATGGCCCTTCTGGCGAGAGAGGCGAGCGTGCGTAGCATGATAGTGGCGGCGGAAAACGGAGACGAGGCGTCGGTTGCGTTGGAAGAGAAGGTGCTCACTGCGGGCACCCTCATAGAAGTAGTGCGATTCCTCAGGGGAGAGCTGAAACTGGCTTCGCCCGCGAGAGCAGGCGTCGGCGAGGCAGCGTCTCCTCGCCCGCGTTCAGGTACCGCCGCCGCGTCGCCTCCGCCCGGTGAAGTGACGGCGAAGCGGACGCGCTCACTTCCCGACTTTTCCGAAGTGCGTGGCCAGCAACACGTGAGAAGAGCCCTCGAAGTTGCGGCGGCGGGAAATCACAACCTTATTATGATCGGGCCTCCTGGTTCCGGCAAGACCATGCTCGCGAGAAGAGTGCCCTCGATTCTCCCGCCGCTCACTACGGACGAGGCGATCGAAACCACCAGAATATACTCTGCCGCGGGGAGATTGCGCAGGGGTGTCGCACTCCTTTCGTCGAGACCGTTCAGGTCACCGCACCACACCGTGAGCGTTGCAGGCGCGATCGGGGGCGGCAACGTCCCTCGGCCGGGAGAGATCAGTCTTGCTCACAACGGTGTCCTTTTTCTGGACGAACTGCCGGAGTTCAGGCACGATGTGCTTGAGGCTCTGAGACAGCCGCTCGAAGAGGGAAGTCTGACCATATCAAGGGCAGGCGGGACGGTCTCGTTTCCCGCCAGGTTCATGCTCGTTGCCGCCTCGAACCCGTGTCCCTGTGGTCACCTCACCGACCCCTTGAAGGAATGTCACTGCACTCCGACACAGATTAGAAACTACGTGGGAAAACTCTCCGGCCCGCTGCTCGACAGGATAGACATCCACGTCTCCGTGCCGCGGGTCTCGTTTCGAGAGATCTCTCAGACCCAGGCCGGCGAAAGCTCGAGTAACGTGAGGGAGCGCGTGCTCGAAGTAAGAAGACTTCAGTCGGAGCGTTACGCAGAGGTTGCAGGCGTGCGCACGAACTCCGACCTGGGAGAGAGTCTCGTCACACATTTTTGCATTGTTGACGAGTCCGGACTCTCGATTCTCAGGGCCGCAATGGAGAGGCTTGGGTTGAGCGGGAGAGCGTTTCATCGGATTCTCAAGGTTGCTCGCACGATAGCCGATCTCGACGGCGCCGAGTTGCCACGCGCAGAGCATGTGGCGGAGGCGATCCAGTACAGGAGTCTTGACAGAGTGCAGGGATAG
- a CDS encoding tetratricopeptide repeat protein: MRTTNCTRMSRTKLNGEPKPNRGRRVLLPVVFLLALAILLGHAVSQADDNSPNKRPSASGQPPASQEPSPAQQAIEVMRAEIAIDSLNPQLHYELANALSETENKDGALLHYDKALLLKPDFKEALVNKGAVLNEMGFVTDAIASFEKALALTPHDTKALVNLGNSFYALQRYDEAVKQYELSVEADSTFGEGYYYIGVAFADAGIFREAVREWEKIIQVAPNSEAAKTARENIDTVKKFLSSETQPRNKPTTE; encoded by the coding sequence TTGAGAACAACTAATTGTACAAGAATGAGTCGGACGAAGCTGAACGGAGAGCCAAAGCCAAACAGGGGGCGACGCGTTCTCTTGCCAGTCGTTTTCCTGCTCGCCTTGGCGATCCTTCTCGGCCACGCCGTTTCTCAGGCAGACGATAACTCGCCGAACAAGCGGCCATCCGCTTCAGGGCAACCGCCTGCGTCCCAGGAGCCTTCTCCCGCCCAGCAGGCGATAGAGGTCATGCGCGCAGAGATAGCGATCGACTCTCTCAATCCGCAGCTTCACTATGAGCTGGCAAATGCGCTGAGCGAAACAGAGAACAAAGACGGAGCTCTCTTACACTACGATAAGGCTTTGTTGCTCAAGCCCGATTTCAAGGAAGCCCTCGTCAACAAGGGAGCCGTCCTGAACGAGATGGGGTTTGTAACGGATGCGATAGCCTCATTTGAAAAGGCGCTCGCGTTGACCCCGCACGATACGAAGGCCTTGGTCAACTTGGGCAATTCGTTCTACGCCCTCCAGCGGTATGATGAGGCCGTCAAGCAATACGAGCTTTCCGTGGAGGCTGACAGCACTTTTGGTGAAGGTTACTATTACATCGGTGTTGCCTTCGCGGATGCCGGCATATTTCGGGAAGCCGTAAGAGAGTGGGAAAAGATAATCCAGGTCGCACCGAACTCTGAGGCCGCCAAGACCGCCAGAGAGAACATTGACACGGTGAAGAAGTTTCTCTCATCGGAGACGCAGCCTCGTAATAAGCCCACGACGGAGTAA